GTTGATGGGCTATGGCGACCCGAGTTGGAATACTGGCAAGTTAAGCGGGATCTACGATTAGCGACTGAATTAGACAGTTAGCCCGAGCCCCGGACGCCGACTCGGGTGGTTCTATCGTTATGGGAGGGCTGTCGGAGCAGCCGGCCAGACGGCGGTACCGGAACGGGCGGTGGCCAGTGGGGGAAAACGGCGGGGACGGTGTTCGTCTGAAAGGAACGAAGGAGTCGCACCCGTTGTGAAATGGCGGTAACCCCCGTCGGAGTTCTGTAGTGGTCATCGGGGTTGTCCTTGCTCAATTACAAGCCGAACGCCGACCAAGAGGTTGCCCGTATGAGCACGAGATCACTGCCGCTGGGGCTCTTTGGTTCCGTGACCTTGGTACTGATCATTGGCGCATGTAGCGGCAGCCCTGGCACGGCCGGCTCTGCCGGAAGCGCGGGGACCGCCAGCACCGGTGCGGGCGGCATCGCGGACGCGACGAACACCGCGGGCACCTCCGGCGCTGGTGGCGGTGCCGGCGCTGGAACGACCGGAAGTGCTGGAAGCGGAGGCAGTTCCGGCGGCTCGGCAGGAACGGCGGGAGTCGGCGGCGGGGGAGCTGGCGGCGGCGGCGCCGGTGGAACGACCACCTGCACGAATGTCTGCACGAATGCGGCGACGCAGTGTGAGTCGGGCACGAGCCTTCAGACGTGCGGCGTCGCAGGTTCCGGCTGTAACGCCTTCGTTTCCTCGACGTGCGCAACCGGGCTCCTCTGCGAGCGCGTCGCGCCGGCCGGGTGCGCGGATCCAAACTGGGCCGAGTGGCCGATGCCCAATGGCCCGTCGGAGGTTGGGGCGGGTGCTCCGAACCCCGAGACCTATACGGACAACGGGGACAGCACGGTCACCGACACCGTCACGGGGCTCATGTGGCAGAAGGCCGTGGCGGCGAGGACCTTCCCCCCAGCCCCAGGCGGTGGCGTTCTGTCCAATGCTGATGCTCGCCACCCACAGCGACTGGCGCCTCCCACGATCATCGAGCTGACGTCCATCGTGGATCTCGCGCAGTCAAATCCAAGCATCAACGTCACGTCTTTCCCGGCGACGCCGGCAGCAGCTTTCTGGTCTTCGTCTCTGGTGGCTGGCTCGCCGGCCTACGCGTGGAGCGTCTCCTTCAACCTCGGCAGCACGAGTTCCAGCGACATGACGACTGCGGGCAATGTACGTTGCGTGCGCTGAGGACGGGATTTTCATTGTCTGGCCCTTTGCCCATGAATCTGGAAAGGAGCAGGTGACATGAACGCCATGTTTTCCCGTTTTCTCGGCGCGATCGCGCTGGTCACCGTCGTCTTGAGCGCGTCTGCCGAAGCGAACGCGCCTGCCGGGCGTTACACGATGAACGGCGGAACAGTCTTCGACACCAAGACCAAACTCACCTGGCAGCAGACGGTCCCGCCGGCGAAGTATGCTTGGGCAGCAGCCAAGACCTATTGCCAGACCCTGAGCCTCGCGGGCACCGGCTGGCGCCTTCCGACGAGGAAGGAGCTACAGACTATCGTCGACTATTCGCAGTCGAGCCCGTCGATTGATCCGACAGCTTTCCCGGCAACGCCGGCAGAAGCCTTCTGGTCTTCGTCTCCGGTGGTCGGCTCGCCGACGGTCGCGTGGAGCATCTACTTCATCATCGGCCTTACCTACAGCTTCGTCGTGACGGATCCGAACGAGGTTCGTTGCGTGCGGTGATCCACGGCCACAACACTACTCTGCGGCGGTGTCTGGCGGCGTCATTGGCCGAGATATTAGATCATGTCCACTGCCTCCCGGCCTGTCGCCCCTGACCGGCCCCCCCCTCTTCCAGCGGCGGCGTCGGCCGGCTCCGCCGAGACGAGCCCGGCTTTCTTCGTCTGTCGCACGACCTCCTCGATGAATTGTCGAGCGACCTCATCTTGTATCAGGCGGTCGGCGTCGGCTCCATTACACGTTCTCATCGTGGGGTGTAGACTGAATGAATGGGAAGAGGAAAGCGCGCGGAGCGCGCCCGCGGAAGGCGGATCTTAATAGTGCTTGTGGCCGCGCTCTCGCTTCGCGCTGGTGTCGTTCGCGCGGAGGCTATCGTACGAAACCCGTCCGAGGGTGACGGTGATTTCATGGCGCGGGTGCTGGGACCTTCGGCCGAACTCGCTCAGGGCGTCGCTCGTTCGACGGAGATCGCGCCTGGCAAGCTGACCCTGATCGGGTTCGTGAATATTCAGGACGACGGTCTGGTCGGGCACCTCTTGATCGAAAGGTCGTCCGGCCAATTCGAGCACGTGACGTTCCAAAGCTGCG
The Polyangia bacterium DNA segment above includes these coding regions:
- a CDS encoding DUF1566 domain-containing protein, which translates into the protein MPNGPSEVGAGAPNPETYTDNGDSTVTDTVTGLMWQKAVAARTFPPAPGGGVLSNADARHPQRLAPPTIIELTSIVDLAQSNPSINVTSFPATPAAAFWSSSLVAGSPAYAWSVSFNLGSTSSSDMTTAGNVRCVR
- a CDS encoding DUF1566 domain-containing protein, which codes for MNAMFSRFLGAIALVTVVLSASAEANAPAGRYTMNGGTVFDTKTKLTWQQTVPPAKYAWAAAKTYCQTLSLAGTGWRLPTRKELQTIVDYSQSSPSIDPTAFPATPAEAFWSSSPVVGSPTVAWSIYFIIGLTYSFVVTDPNEVRCVR